From Amycolatopsis sp. cg9, one genomic window encodes:
- a CDS encoding aldo/keto reductase, whose amino-acid sequence MRYVKLGTTGLDVSPIAIGAMTYGEPDRGHPVWSLGEDDARPLIKHALDAGINFFDTANMYSNGSSEEILGRALKDFADRDDVVIATKLRHPMRPGPNGKGLSRKAIMTEVDHSLRRLGTDYIDLYQVHRNDHATPLEETLEALSDLVKAGKVRYLGASSMHAWEFAKALHTQRAHGWARFVSMQDHYNLLHREEEREMIPLCLDEGVGTIIWSPLARGRLARAWDDAKSTARSGTDGAFADLLYSPAEETSNRAIVDAVGKVAAAHGVSRAQIALAWLRSRPVVTAPLVGAGSVGQIDDAVASLDVVLSDDEVRALEGPYTPRHDWQGISDEAELDAIRARIPGMALK is encoded by the coding sequence ATGCGGTACGTGAAGCTCGGCACCACCGGTCTCGACGTCTCCCCCATCGCGATCGGCGCGATGACCTACGGCGAACCCGACCGGGGCCACCCGGTGTGGTCGCTGGGCGAGGACGACGCGCGCCCGCTGATCAAGCACGCGCTCGACGCCGGCATCAACTTCTTCGACACCGCGAACATGTACTCGAACGGCTCCAGCGAGGAGATCCTCGGCCGCGCGCTCAAGGACTTCGCGGACCGCGACGACGTGGTGATCGCCACCAAGCTGCGGCACCCGATGCGGCCGGGCCCGAACGGCAAGGGACTCTCCCGCAAGGCGATCATGACCGAGGTCGACCACTCGCTGCGCCGGCTCGGCACCGACTACATCGACCTCTACCAGGTGCACCGCAACGACCACGCGACGCCGCTGGAAGAGACCCTCGAAGCGCTGAGCGACCTGGTCAAGGCCGGCAAGGTGCGCTACCTGGGCGCGTCCTCGATGCACGCCTGGGAATTCGCGAAGGCCCTCCACACGCAGCGGGCGCACGGCTGGGCCCGGTTCGTGTCCATGCAGGACCACTACAACCTGCTGCACCGCGAAGAGGAGCGCGAGATGATCCCGCTGTGCCTCGACGAAGGCGTCGGCACGATCATCTGGAGCCCGCTCGCCCGCGGCCGGCTGGCGCGGGCCTGGGACGACGCGAAGTCGACCGCGCGGTCCGGCACCGACGGCGCTTTCGCCGACCTGCTCTACTCCCCCGCCGAGGAAACCTCGAACCGCGCGATCGTCGACGCCGTCGGCAAGGTCGCCGCGGCCCACGGCGTGAGCCGCGCGCAGATCGCGCTGGCCTGGCTGCGGAGCCGGCCCGTCGTGACCGCGCCGCTGGTCGGGGCGGGTTCGGTGGGCCAGATCGACGACGCCGTCGCCTCGCTCGACGTCGTGCTCTCCGACGACGAGGTGCGCGCGCTCGAGGGGCCCTACACCCCGCGCCACGACTGGCAGGGCATCTCCGACGAAGCCGAGCTGGACGCGATCCGCGCCCGCATCCCCGGTATGGCGCTGAAGTAG
- a CDS encoding TetR/AcrR family transcriptional regulator — translation MTDGTYGTQRKAAARNRVAIIEAAHELFAANPLVPLSEVAKHAGVGAGTLYRHFPSREDLILAAYQHDIERLTGEADAVLSRQPSAKAAFVEWFETLAGYIRLKHGLGDALHSAAAQDVISASWAPATAAVKKLVDACVAEGTIAPGHDPADIIMLMSFLWRVADDEDGAAQGRRLIAAVFSGLSAAPTRL, via the coding sequence ATGACCGACGGGACGTACGGCACCCAGCGCAAGGCCGCCGCGCGCAACCGGGTGGCGATCATCGAGGCGGCGCACGAGCTGTTCGCGGCGAACCCGCTGGTGCCGCTGAGCGAGGTCGCGAAGCACGCGGGCGTCGGCGCCGGGACGCTCTACCGCCACTTCCCGTCCCGCGAGGACCTGATCCTGGCGGCCTACCAGCACGACATCGAGCGCCTGACCGGCGAGGCCGACGCCGTGCTGAGCCGGCAGCCGTCGGCGAAGGCGGCGTTCGTCGAGTGGTTCGAAACCCTCGCCGGCTACATCCGCCTCAAGCACGGGCTGGGTGACGCCCTGCACAGCGCCGCGGCCCAGGACGTGATCAGCGCTTCGTGGGCCCCGGCGACCGCGGCGGTGAAGAAGCTCGTCGACGCCTGCGTCGCGGAAGGCACGATCGCGCCGGGCCACGACCCGGCGGACATCATCATGCTGATGAGCTTCCTCTGGCGCGTGGCCGACGACGAGGACGGCGCGGCACAGGGGCGGCGGCTGATCGCGGCGGTGTTCTCGGGGCTGTCGGCAGCACCCACGCGGCTCTGA
- a CDS encoding DUF6292 family protein, with product MSILIDFGRDTEFSFERRLRGYVEAVAKAVGVGLESCAFDAGTPAAAYIALDWRLSRFPDHDLALVWDERHGWAAALEGAAGDPSTVLAHLGGEAVPEPRAVVRFLAAVRAGDPGAGSLEAPALREAGDHERLLSTLAARQ from the coding sequence TTGAGCATTCTGATCGACTTCGGGCGCGACACGGAGTTCTCGTTCGAGCGGCGGTTGCGCGGATACGTGGAGGCGGTCGCGAAGGCCGTCGGTGTGGGGCTGGAGTCCTGCGCGTTCGACGCGGGCACGCCCGCTGCGGCGTACATCGCCCTCGACTGGCGGCTGTCCCGCTTCCCCGACCACGATCTCGCGCTCGTCTGGGACGAACGGCACGGCTGGGCCGCGGCGCTCGAAGGCGCGGCCGGCGATCCTTCGACGGTCCTGGCCCACCTCGGCGGCGAAGCCGTCCCCGAACCCCGTGCGGTGGTCCGGTTCCTGGCCGCCGTACGCGCCGGCGACCCCGGCGCCGGCTCGCTCGAAGCGCCGGCACTGCGCGAAGCGGGCGACCACGAACGGCTGCTGAGCACCCTCGCGGCGCGGCAATAG
- a CDS encoding trypsin-like serine protease: MNSRQRFLGAFAAVLALPLFAVPAAQAGGNPPAVTPLGGTPLPAGVSPSSVGGTPASVQDYPFIIAGLREGGSRPLGQTCTGSVVAPRKILIAAHCKAAEGQKSFLYGLDDLSAGGGTPIGVVSYDTHPKYVNFDQGYDVAVVTTDRDVPVPGGQYAKVATSADTDLNKPGKTGLGLGYGKKDFNDNTRDVTLTKFSLPIVAGSNCSGVGAGFQEATMICSGYADGHVTILPGDSGGPLLVDGKVAGVASWSRSDFKWYSVYGRLNNDMGDWVKQQIGDVTPPETFGLGVTPGAVKTEPGKYVSASVTSTAGKNGPERVDLTAAGLPDGAKATFQPSSITSGETAKLTVETSASTPQGDYPVTITGTGASGTATAKLTLTVGTGQPPTGDLKVSVDPGSGTVQPGFFTTATVTVAGGTGTVTLSATGLSFAPFFNPSTVNGSGTSRMQVVGPFQRGTYPVTVTAKDSTGKTATAKYTLTVQ; encoded by the coding sequence GTGAACTCGAGACAACGCTTCCTGGGTGCGTTCGCCGCCGTCCTCGCCCTCCCGCTGTTCGCCGTGCCCGCCGCGCAGGCGGGCGGCAACCCGCCCGCGGTCACCCCGCTCGGCGGGACGCCGCTGCCGGCGGGCGTTTCGCCTTCTTCGGTCGGCGGGACACCGGCGTCGGTCCAGGACTACCCCTTCATCATCGCGGGGCTGCGGGAGGGCGGGTCGCGGCCGCTCGGGCAGACCTGCACCGGGTCGGTCGTCGCCCCGCGCAAGATCCTCATCGCCGCCCACTGCAAGGCGGCCGAGGGGCAGAAGTCCTTCCTGTACGGGCTCGACGACCTGAGCGCCGGCGGTGGCACGCCGATCGGCGTCGTCAGCTACGACACCCACCCCAAGTACGTCAACTTCGACCAGGGCTACGACGTCGCGGTGGTGACCACCGACCGGGACGTCCCGGTGCCGGGCGGGCAGTACGCGAAGGTCGCGACCTCGGCCGACACCGACCTGAACAAGCCGGGCAAGACCGGGCTCGGGCTCGGCTACGGCAAGAAGGACTTCAACGACAACACCCGTGACGTCACGCTCACGAAGTTCAGCCTGCCGATCGTGGCCGGGAGCAACTGCAGCGGGGTCGGTGCCGGCTTCCAGGAAGCCACCATGATCTGCAGCGGTTACGCCGACGGCCACGTCACGATCCTGCCCGGCGACAGCGGCGGGCCGCTGCTCGTCGACGGCAAGGTCGCCGGGGTCGCGTCGTGGAGCCGCAGCGACTTCAAGTGGTACAGCGTCTACGGCCGCCTCAACAACGACATGGGCGACTGGGTGAAGCAGCAGATCGGCGACGTGACGCCGCCGGAGACGTTCGGCCTCGGGGTAACGCCGGGCGCGGTCAAGACCGAGCCGGGCAAGTACGTCTCCGCGTCGGTGACGAGCACCGCCGGGAAGAACGGGCCGGAGCGGGTCGACCTGACCGCGGCCGGCCTGCCGGACGGGGCGAAGGCGACGTTCCAGCCGTCGTCGATCACCTCGGGGGAGACCGCGAAGCTGACCGTCGAAACGTCCGCGAGCACCCCGCAAGGGGACTACCCGGTCACGATCACCGGCACCGGCGCGAGCGGCACGGCGACCGCCAAGCTGACCCTGACCGTGGGCACCGGCCAGCCGCCGACGGGCGACCTCAAGGTCAGCGTCGACCCCGGCAGCGGGACCGTGCAGCCCGGCTTCTTCACCACCGCCACGGTCACCGTGGCCGGCGGCACCGGCACCGTGACGCTGTCGGCCACCGGGCTGTCGTTCGCCCCGTTCTTCAACCCCTCGACGGTGAACGGCAGCGGCACGTCGCGGATGCAGGTGGTCGGGCCGTTCCAGCGCGGGACCTACCCGGTCACCGTCACCGCGAAGGACTCCACCGGGAAGACGGCGACGGCGAAGTACACCCTGACCGTCCAATGA
- a CDS encoding S8 family serine peptidase codes for MRTVHRKAGAVAAAVVAALATAGVATAAQPEGTVVPARQHYGDQYIVVLKDAQSLVVPASLAGRYGGEVRSTYSRVLHGFSARHLSAQQARRLAADPAVAAVYEDGTARIAGTQTNPTWGLDRIDQANLPRDNSYTYPNTGEGVTAYDLDTGIKPDNPEYEGRASIGKDFVGGNGSDCNGHGTHTAGTIGSKTYGVAKKVKLVGLKVLGNDCSGNGPDSAAVDAIEWVTANAAKPAVANMSLTMDQVGVGDDAIKRSIAAGIVYSVAAGNSSTDACNTSPAHVPEAITVNASDENDNRASFSNYGSCTDLFAPGNNITSLGLPNGSSANMSGTSMATPHVTGAAALYLAANPGATAQQVRDALVGGATSGVVKNAGSGSPNKLLNVSFIGGGTPPSRCGARSNTTPVAIPDAGAAVTSSVTQDGCDGKASAALPVKVDISHTYTGDLAVDLIGPSGAVFPLQKAGGTGSAAGLHTTYTVNAAAEPANGTWKLRVQDVYRFDTGTLDGFTITF; via the coding sequence ATGCGCACAGTTCACCGAAAAGCGGGCGCCGTCGCCGCGGCGGTCGTGGCCGCGCTGGCCACCGCCGGCGTCGCGACCGCCGCGCAGCCGGAGGGCACCGTGGTCCCGGCCCGGCAGCACTACGGCGACCAGTACATCGTGGTGCTGAAGGACGCCCAGTCGCTCGTCGTACCGGCGTCGCTCGCCGGGCGGTACGGCGGGGAGGTCCGGTCGACGTACTCCCGGGTCCTGCACGGCTTCTCGGCCCGGCACCTGAGCGCGCAGCAGGCGCGGCGGCTGGCCGCCGACCCCGCGGTGGCCGCGGTCTACGAAGACGGCACCGCCCGGATCGCGGGCACGCAGACCAACCCGACCTGGGGCCTGGACCGCATCGACCAGGCGAACCTGCCCCGCGACAACTCCTACACCTACCCGAACACCGGCGAGGGCGTCACCGCCTACGACCTCGACACCGGGATCAAGCCGGACAACCCCGAGTACGAAGGCCGCGCGTCGATCGGCAAGGACTTCGTCGGCGGGAACGGCAGCGACTGCAACGGCCACGGCACGCACACCGCGGGCACGATCGGCAGCAAGACCTACGGCGTGGCGAAGAAGGTCAAGCTCGTCGGGCTCAAGGTGCTCGGCAACGACTGCTCCGGCAACGGCCCGGACTCCGCCGCGGTCGACGCGATCGAGTGGGTCACGGCCAACGCCGCCAAGCCCGCGGTGGCGAACATGAGCCTGACCATGGACCAGGTCGGGGTCGGCGACGACGCGATCAAGCGGTCGATCGCGGCCGGGATCGTCTACTCGGTGGCCGCGGGCAACAGCTCGACCGACGCCTGCAACACGAGCCCCGCGCACGTCCCCGAGGCGATCACGGTCAACGCCTCCGACGAGAACGACAACCGCGCGTCCTTCTCCAACTACGGCAGCTGCACCGACCTCTTCGCGCCGGGCAACAACATCACGTCGCTCGGGCTCCCGAACGGCAGCAGCGCGAACATGAGCGGCACGTCCATGGCGACCCCGCACGTCACCGGCGCCGCCGCGCTCTACCTGGCCGCCAACCCGGGTGCCACCGCGCAGCAGGTGCGGGACGCGCTCGTCGGCGGCGCGACCTCCGGCGTCGTCAAGAACGCCGGGAGCGGGTCGCCGAACAAACTGCTGAACGTGTCGTTCATCGGCGGTGGCACCCCGCCGTCGCGGTGCGGCGCCCGGTCGAACACGACGCCGGTGGCGATCCCGGACGCCGGGGCCGCGGTCACCAGCTCGGTCACCCAGGACGGCTGCGACGGCAAGGCCTCCGCGGCACTGCCGGTGAAGGTGGACATCAGCCACACCTACACCGGCGACCTGGCCGTCGACCTGATCGGGCCGAGTGGTGCGGTCTTCCCGCTGCAGAAGGCCGGTGGCACCGGTTCGGCCGCGGGCCTCCACACCACCTACACGGTCAACGCGGCGGCGGAGCCCGCGAACGGCACCTGGAAGCTGCGGGTGCAGGACGTCTACCGGTTCGACACCGGCACGCTGGACGGCTTCACGATCACCTTCTGA
- a CDS encoding AAA family ATPase: MTNGIVASTGSPVLIGRTAELAALVSAALRPPAVLVLEGEAGAGKTRLAAELLARPELAGARVLAGRCRPQREPFPHGVVVEALRDAGKYLPSAPPPGPLTGVLGRHLPELAPLLPAAPEPLGDRRAEAHRFFRAVRELLDLLGPLVLVIEDVHWADDGSRRLLRFLMGDLPAGTVLLVSYRPEDVPGGLPLGGAHRPAPGSSTTLVRLGPLEPDGVRQLASALLGEPGVSDAVAARLHERTAGIPFVVEEVVHALPVPVTDGALDAVEVPTLVREATVERLGALPLVARRIAEAAAVLAEPAPVELLTAVAGLGATRGRQALVLALERAVLVEAAECRYGFRHDFARRAAYGTIPGPVRQELHRRAVRVLAGRRPEPWLRLAEHSRKAGNAADALRYGEAAADRAIDAGDPATAIGLLRALLGGPELDPSAVDRLAAKLASVAANGVSQAEVVATLEGLLSGDRLSGRLSAEIRLSLGLLLARQAGGLEAARAEIEVALPGLGHRPDLAGRAMAVLAQPWIGATPLRAHLPWLDRVDGLIATAADARLRLTLMANNIPSRLHIGDPRAWAALDAAPVSAGSAEEQRQLARLYCNAADAGAWTGHHRRARGLLERGMQLAADAGTPYVVSTARTTGVHIDWLSGAWAGLDERARALLAEYRDLLPVSSELSLVLGLLASARGAWDRAAACFAVTGVDRPENAFTPVVVAAHGGIAGMLLAQDATEAAAAEAARGLELVRTKGVWAWSGDLVPAAVVAFCRTGRASEAGAVLAELDRETRNLAAPMARTVLTEGRGIVAAHDGDVAGAADLFDEARARYERLSAPYPAALAAERRARCRFEAGDVAAAGEFGDLADAFAALGATRDAARCRHTFRSTGATAPSRRGRRGYGDELSPRERDVARLLTDGHTNREIAEVLFLSRRTVEQHVANVLRKLKVRSRGELVGVRTG; encoded by the coding sequence ATGACGAACGGGATCGTGGCCAGTACCGGCTCGCCGGTCCTGATCGGGCGGACGGCCGAGCTGGCCGCGCTGGTCTCCGCCGCGCTGCGCCCGCCCGCGGTCCTCGTGCTCGAAGGGGAGGCGGGCGCCGGGAAGACCCGGCTGGCCGCCGAACTCCTGGCCCGTCCCGAACTCGCCGGGGCCCGCGTGCTGGCCGGCCGGTGCCGGCCGCAGCGGGAGCCGTTTCCGCACGGCGTTGTCGTCGAAGCGCTGCGGGACGCCGGAAAGTACCTGCCGTCGGCCCCGCCGCCCGGTCCGCTCACCGGCGTCCTCGGCCGCCACCTGCCGGAGCTCGCGCCGCTGCTGCCCGCGGCGCCGGAACCGCTCGGGGACCGCCGCGCCGAAGCGCACCGGTTCTTCCGCGCGGTCCGCGAACTGCTGGACCTGCTCGGCCCGCTGGTGCTGGTGATCGAGGACGTCCACTGGGCCGACGACGGTTCGCGGCGGCTGCTGCGGTTCCTCATGGGCGACCTGCCGGCCGGGACGGTCCTGCTGGTGAGCTACCGGCCCGAGGACGTGCCGGGCGGGCTCCCGCTGGGCGGCGCGCACCGGCCGGCCCCGGGCAGTTCGACCACGCTGGTCCGGCTCGGCCCCCTCGAACCGGACGGCGTGCGGCAGCTGGCCTCGGCCCTGCTCGGCGAGCCCGGTGTGTCCGACGCCGTCGCGGCCCGGCTGCACGAACGGACGGCCGGGATCCCGTTCGTCGTCGAGGAGGTCGTGCACGCGCTGCCGGTCCCGGTCACCGACGGGGCGCTGGACGCGGTCGAGGTGCCCACGCTGGTGCGCGAAGCGACGGTCGAACGGCTCGGGGCGTTGCCGCTCGTGGCCCGGCGGATCGCCGAAGCCGCCGCGGTGCTCGCCGAGCCCGCGCCGGTCGAGCTGCTCACGGCGGTCGCGGGACTGGGCGCGACCCGCGGCCGGCAGGCGCTCGTCCTGGCTCTGGAACGGGCGGTGCTGGTCGAGGCCGCCGAGTGCCGCTACGGGTTCCGGCACGACTTCGCGCGGCGCGCGGCGTACGGCACGATCCCCGGGCCGGTGCGGCAGGAACTGCACCGGCGGGCCGTCCGCGTGCTGGCCGGACGGCGCCCGGAGCCGTGGCTGCGGCTGGCCGAGCACAGCCGGAAGGCCGGGAACGCGGCCGACGCGCTGCGGTACGGCGAAGCCGCGGCCGACCGCGCGATCGACGCGGGGGACCCGGCGACCGCGATCGGGCTGCTGCGCGCGCTGCTGGGCGGGCCGGAGCTCGATCCGTCCGCTGTGGACAGGCTGGCGGCGAAGCTGGCGTCCGTGGCCGCGAACGGGGTTTCGCAGGCCGAGGTCGTCGCCACGCTGGAAGGGCTGTTGTCCGGCGACCGGCTGTCCGGGCGGCTGTCGGCGGAGATCCGGCTGAGCCTCGGGCTGCTGCTGGCCCGGCAGGCCGGCGGCCTGGAGGCGGCGCGCGCCGAGATCGAGGTGGCGCTGCCGGGACTCGGGCACCGGCCGGACCTGGCCGGGCGGGCCATGGCGGTGCTCGCGCAGCCGTGGATCGGCGCGACGCCGTTGCGCGCGCACCTGCCCTGGCTCGACCGCGTCGACGGGCTCATCGCCACCGCGGCCGACGCGCGGCTGCGGCTGACGCTGATGGCCAACAACATCCCTTCCCGCCTGCACATCGGCGACCCGCGCGCGTGGGCGGCGCTCGACGCGGCCCCGGTGAGCGCCGGGTCGGCCGAGGAACAGCGCCAGCTGGCGCGGCTGTACTGCAACGCCGCCGACGCGGGCGCGTGGACCGGGCACCACCGCCGGGCCCGCGGCCTGCTGGAACGCGGGATGCAGCTCGCGGCCGACGCCGGGACGCCGTACGTCGTCAGCACGGCACGGACCACCGGGGTGCACATCGACTGGCTGAGCGGTGCGTGGGCCGGGCTCGACGAGCGCGCGCGGGCGCTGCTGGCGGAGTACCGCGACCTGCTGCCGGTGAGCAGCGAGCTGTCGCTGGTCCTGGGCCTGCTCGCGAGCGCGCGCGGTGCCTGGGACCGGGCCGCCGCGTGCTTCGCGGTGACCGGCGTCGACCGGCCGGAGAACGCGTTCACCCCGGTGGTGGTCGCCGCGCACGGCGGGATCGCCGGGATGCTGCTGGCCCAGGACGCCACCGAAGCGGCGGCCGCCGAAGCCGCGCGTGGCCTGGAACTGGTGCGCACCAAGGGCGTCTGGGCGTGGTCGGGCGACCTGGTCCCGGCCGCGGTGGTGGCGTTCTGCCGGACCGGCCGCGCGAGCGAAGCCGGTGCCGTGCTCGCCGAGCTCGACCGCGAGACCCGCAACCTGGCGGCACCGATGGCCCGGACGGTCCTCACCGAGGGACGCGGGATCGTCGCGGCCCACGACGGCGACGTGGCCGGTGCGGCCGACCTGTTCGACGAGGCCCGCGCCCGCTACGAGCGCCTTTCGGCGCCGTACCCGGCGGCACTGGCGGCCGAACGCCGGGCGCGGTGCCGGTTCGAGGCCGGCGACGTGGCCGCGGCGGGCGAGTTCGGCGACCTGGCCGACGCGTTCGCCGCACTGGGCGCGACCCGCGACGCCGCCCGGTGCCGCCACACGTTCCGCTCGACGGGCGCCACGGCCCCCTCCCGCCGCGGCCGCCGCGGCTACGGCGACGAACTGTCCCCGCGCGAACGCGACGTGGCCCGCCTGCTGACCGACGGGCACACGAACCGGGAGATCGCGGAGGTGCTGTTCCTGTCGCGGCGCACGGTCGAGCAGCACGTCGCCAACGTGCTGCGGAAGCTCAAGGTGCGGTCGCGGGGCGAGCTCGTGGGAGTGCGGACGGGGTGA
- a CDS encoding ATP-binding protein: MAETAGSEDLEPLPPEWARVVDWLSLRVATSAELTLDLTTRPLPRRVRATVADCLGFGLPRGELLGALLLVVDELVGNAYRHTGRPSRLWITRERRGLLVEVSDEDPAIERVAAGNGHGLRLIDQLSHGWGVRATAAGKVVWALVPVRLFR; the protein is encoded by the coding sequence ATGGCCGAGACGGCGGGCTCGGAGGACCTCGAGCCGCTCCCACCGGAGTGGGCGCGGGTCGTGGACTGGCTCAGCCTGCGGGTGGCCACGTCCGCGGAGCTGACGCTCGACCTCACCACGCGGCCGCTGCCGCGGCGGGTGCGCGCGACCGTCGCCGACTGCCTCGGCTTCGGGCTGCCGCGGGGCGAGCTGCTCGGGGCGCTGCTGCTGGTGGTCGACGAACTCGTCGGCAACGCCTACCGGCACACCGGACGGCCGTCGCGCCTGTGGATCACCCGCGAACGGCGTGGCCTGCTGGTCGAGGTGTCCGACGAAGACCCGGCGATCGAGCGGGTGGCGGCCGGGAACGGGCACGGGCTGCGGCTGATCGACCAGCTCTCCCACGGCTGGGGCGTCCGCGCCACCGCGGCCGGGAAGGTCGTCTGGGCCCTGGTACCCGTCCGTCTCTTCCGCTGA
- a CDS encoding prolyl oligopeptidase family serine peptidase: MIGRELTAQAVVDREIPAEPRISPDGRWVAFVTSPVGRAGRHRSSTLWLARADGSEPPRPLTPGTADDSGPRWAADSGSLFFLSDAAERGVAQLHRIGVSGGAAERLTDLPGGLTAFAPLPDGTAVALIAPGAGDSSADPEARPAQAGPPAAASEAARPVASSSGAAVAGTAAPAGGTVAEPGPSAPGDAPRPDAKPRPDRLWLLDLPARTLRPLGHLGHRHVREAAPRPDGRVLAVLTWATAEREGVFEPGLFLVDVATGATEDLGAPALEAADLVWWRHEDAWQLGYRGLTPPGLVGGNAVFAVPGHRNLTAGATSCPIELAQAAGPLALFADGLDTVVRRLDPATGTFAEVERARGSLTGLSVSDVGTFAVVASAGSEPEEVRTRGKISRTAPTGIRWGAQERLAYRAEDGTALDGLLVLPPGKTRAGGPFPLVTLVHGGPYDRYADRFHLGWYPSAQWLAAAGFAVFLPNARGGLGHGHDFARSIAGDVGGGEFTDVLTGIDLLVEEGVADQDRLGVGGWSHGGFFAAWAVAHTDRFKAAVVGAGVIDWPLLAATGEHSRFEAALGGKQQSPITHAHRIRTPVLILHGEDDTNVPLSQGELLHRALEDREHEFVGYPGENHSIRGRDHQIDVLHRTREWFSRWLTPVRPA; this comes from the coding sequence GTGATCGGACGCGAGCTGACAGCGCAGGCGGTGGTCGACCGCGAGATCCCCGCCGAGCCGCGGATCTCCCCGGACGGCCGCTGGGTGGCCTTCGTGACGTCGCCGGTCGGGCGTGCGGGCCGGCACCGGTCGAGCACCCTGTGGCTGGCCCGGGCCGACGGCAGCGAGCCACCCCGCCCGCTGACCCCGGGCACGGCGGACGATTCCGGCCCGAGGTGGGCAGCGGACTCGGGGTCGCTGTTCTTCCTCTCGGACGCGGCGGAACGCGGGGTGGCTCAGCTGCACCGGATCGGGGTGAGCGGAGGGGCGGCCGAGCGTCTGACGGACCTGCCTGGCGGGCTGACGGCTTTCGCGCCGCTGCCGGACGGAACCGCGGTGGCGCTGATCGCCCCGGGTGCGGGGGACTCGAGCGCGGATCCGGAGGCCCGCCCGGCCCAGGCCGGACCGCCCGCCGCCGCGTCCGAGGCGGCGCGGCCGGTCGCGAGTTCCAGCGGTGCGGCGGTCGCCGGCACGGCCGCGCCGGCCGGCGGGACCGTCGCCGAGCCCGGACCGTCCGCGCCCGGCGATGCCCCGCGCCCGGACGCCAAGCCCCGCCCCGACCGGCTGTGGCTGCTCGACCTCCCCGCCCGCACGCTCCGCCCGCTCGGGCACCTCGGCCACCGCCACGTCCGCGAAGCCGCCCCCAGGCCGGACGGGCGCGTGCTCGCCGTCCTCACCTGGGCGACGGCCGAGCGGGAGGGGGTCTTCGAGCCCGGGCTGTTCCTCGTCGACGTCGCCACCGGGGCCACCGAAGACCTCGGCGCCCCCGCGCTCGAAGCCGCCGACCTCGTCTGGTGGCGCCACGAAGACGCCTGGCAGCTCGGCTACCGCGGCCTGACCCCACCCGGCCTGGTGGGCGGCAACGCCGTCTTCGCCGTGCCCGGCCACCGGAACCTCACCGCGGGCGCCACCTCCTGCCCGATCGAACTCGCGCAGGCCGCCGGCCCGCTCGCGTTGTTCGCCGACGGGCTGGACACCGTGGTCCGCCGGCTCGATCCCGCCACCGGGACCTTCGCCGAAGTCGAGCGGGCCCGTGGCTCCCTGACCGGGCTCAGCGTCAGCGACGTCGGTACCTTCGCCGTCGTCGCGAGCGCCGGCAGCGAACCCGAGGAGGTCCGCACGCGGGGCAAGATCAGCCGGACCGCGCCCACGGGGATCCGCTGGGGCGCTCAGGAACGCTTGGCTTACCGGGCCGAAGACGGCACCGCGCTCGACGGGCTGCTCGTCCTCCCGCCCGGGAAAACGCGAGCAGGCGGGCCGTTCCCGCTGGTGACCCTCGTGCACGGCGGCCCGTACGACCGCTACGCCGACCGGTTCCACCTCGGCTGGTACCCCTCCGCCCAGTGGCTCGCGGCCGCCGGGTTCGCGGTGTTCCTGCCCAACGCGCGCGGCGGTCTCGGCCACGGCCACGACTTCGCGCGCAGCATCGCCGGAGACGTCGGGGGCGGCGAATTCACCGACGTGCTGACCGGGATCGACCTCCTCGTCGAGGAGGGCGTCGCCGACCAAGACCGGCTCGGGGTCGGGGGCTGGAGCCACGGTGGCTTCTTCGCCGCGTGGGCCGTCGCGCACACCGACCGCTTCAAGGCCGCCGTCGTGGGGGCGGGGGTCATCGACTGGCCGCTGCTCGCCGCCACCGGGGAGCACAGCCGGTTCGAAGCCGCACTGGGCGGGAAGCAGCAGAGCCCGATCACCCACGCGCACCGGATCCGGACGCCGGTGCTCATCCTGCACGGCGAGGACGACACCAACGTCCCGCTCTCGCAGGGCGAACTCCTGCACCGCGCGCTGGAGGACCGCGAGCACGAGTTCGTCGGCTACCCGGG